The following coding sequences lie in one Pseudarthrobacter phenanthrenivorans Sphe3 genomic window:
- a CDS encoding ABC transporter ATP-binding protein, whose translation MTESKLSIVDLTKRYAAGLEPAVDRLNMEVEEGHLVALLGPSGCGKTTTLRMVAGLMDPTAGSIVVDGQEITHTPVNKRGMGMVFQSYALFPHMNVEQNVAFGLEMRQVSKAEQKARVAAALDMVQLGHLGKRQTKELSGGQQQRIALARALVVEPTLLLLDEPLSNLDAKLRETMRTEIRSIQQRTRATTLFVTHDQDEALDMADRIAVMNGGLIEQFGSPTEVYERPRTHFVANFIGQANFLTGRVGAETGRANLAGESYYKVDVEGLGQFGAIGSTGLAGSTHELVIRPHRLNVSLHPGAAHAPLAGTIERVSYTGDALAVAVRVGGKQLQAQMLTSSGDLPRIGDAAYLSWNPEDAYLLPTPAKLERLAA comes from the coding sequence CGTCGACCGCCTGAACATGGAAGTTGAGGAGGGGCACCTCGTGGCACTCCTCGGTCCGTCCGGCTGCGGCAAAACTACTACCCTCCGCATGGTTGCCGGCCTCATGGACCCCACCGCAGGATCCATAGTGGTGGACGGCCAGGAAATCACCCACACCCCTGTCAACAAACGCGGCATGGGCATGGTATTCCAGTCCTACGCCCTGTTCCCGCACATGAACGTGGAACAGAACGTGGCCTTCGGGCTGGAAATGCGGCAGGTGTCCAAGGCTGAGCAGAAGGCACGCGTCGCGGCCGCGCTGGACATGGTCCAGCTGGGCCACCTCGGCAAGCGGCAGACCAAGGAGCTCTCCGGCGGCCAGCAGCAGCGCATCGCGCTGGCCCGTGCACTGGTGGTGGAGCCCACCCTGCTCCTGCTCGACGAGCCGCTGTCCAACCTTGACGCCAAGCTCCGCGAAACAATGCGCACCGAAATCCGTTCGATTCAGCAACGCACCCGGGCAACCACCCTCTTCGTCACCCACGACCAGGACGAGGCTCTTGACATGGCGGACCGGATCGCCGTCATGAACGGGGGGCTGATTGAACAGTTCGGTTCCCCCACCGAGGTGTACGAGCGTCCGCGCACCCATTTCGTGGCCAACTTCATCGGCCAGGCCAACTTCCTGACCGGCCGCGTCGGGGCTGAGACGGGCCGCGCCAACCTGGCAGGGGAAAGCTACTACAAGGTGGACGTCGAAGGGCTGGGGCAGTTCGGCGCCATCGGCTCCACCGGCCTGGCCGGCAGCACGCATGAACTGGTCATCCGCCCGCACCGGCTCAACGTGTCCCTACACCCGGGGGCAGCGCACGCACCGCTCGCCGGGACGATCGAACGGGTCAGCTACACCGGCGACGCGCTGGCTGTTGCCGTCCGGGTGGGTGGGAAGCAACTGCAGGCGCAGATGCTGACCAGCAGCGGTGATCTGCCCCGCATCGGGGACGCCGCATACCTCTCCTGGAACCCGGAAGATGCCTACCTCCTCCCGACCCCAGCCAAGTTGGAGAGGCTTGCGGCATGA
- a CDS encoding ABC transporter permease has product MTVLEAPAAPERPKAQDEGQLEKATERRNRRTYLALLLPGLLGLLVSFVFPLAYMVRMSFNQGSPDGVIVETFTLDTYIQPLTDPYYWRVTLDTFQMGVVVGILCVIVSYPVALFLARSTSKYRGLLIAIAIAPLLTSAVVRTYGWMVILGTNGLINSSLDGLGLIDTPLELTNNMTGVTIGLVEIFMPYAILAMISGFGRLSPQLEEAAGSLGASKFKVFTKVTLPLCLPGLLTAFLLVFVLSISTFITPRLLGGGSVQVLATEIYDQTTGLLNWPFAAALSVILLVLFGLIIAVYQRLTKKIGG; this is encoded by the coding sequence ATGACAGTCCTCGAAGCCCCCGCAGCACCGGAAAGGCCCAAGGCGCAGGACGAAGGGCAGTTGGAGAAGGCCACCGAACGGCGCAACCGGCGCACCTACCTGGCCCTGCTGCTTCCGGGCCTGCTCGGCCTGCTGGTCAGCTTCGTTTTCCCGCTGGCGTACATGGTCCGGATGTCCTTCAACCAAGGCAGCCCGGACGGCGTCATCGTCGAAACATTCACGCTGGACACCTACATCCAGCCCCTCACCGACCCTTATTACTGGAGGGTCACGCTGGACACCTTCCAGATGGGGGTTGTCGTCGGCATCCTCTGCGTCATCGTGTCCTACCCCGTGGCACTGTTCCTTGCCCGCAGCACGAGCAAATACCGTGGCCTGCTCATCGCCATCGCCATTGCTCCGCTGCTCACCTCTGCCGTGGTCCGCACCTACGGGTGGATGGTGATCCTGGGAACCAACGGCCTGATCAACTCCTCCTTGGATGGGCTCGGCCTGATCGACACCCCGCTGGAGCTCACCAACAACATGACCGGCGTGACCATCGGCCTCGTGGAGATCTTCATGCCCTACGCAATCCTGGCCATGATCTCCGGCTTCGGCCGGCTCAGCCCCCAGCTCGAGGAAGCCGCGGGGTCATTGGGCGCCAGCAAATTCAAGGTCTTCACGAAGGTGACCCTTCCGCTGTGCCTTCCCGGCCTCCTGACGGCGTTCCTGCTGGTCTTCGTCCTCTCCATCAGCACCTTCATCACGCCTCGCCTGCTGGGTGGGGGCAGCGTTCAGGTCCTGGCCACGGAGATCTACGACCAAACCACCGGGCTGCTCAACTGGCCGTTCGCGGCCGCCCTGTCCGTCATCCTGCTGGTGCTGTTCGGCCTCATCATCGCCGTCTACCAGCGCCTCACCAAGAAGATCGGAGGCTGA
- a CDS encoding ABC transporter permease — MSSANLTGAKVFKARFNPAKPAFGLLVFLLYLFLLAPLLIVFVVSFASNQYLSFPPEGFTLKWYEMLPEESTFMEGMKVSLIVAVIVTLIVLALGVPAALALDRFEFKAKAAVQSFFLSPLLIPSIVLALGMVLLFGPLELNNTYAGIIIGHVAITIPFVIRTTLMSLATTDTSCEAAARILGAGSWTVFRRVTLPIIQPGVIAGGVIAFIVSFDEAVISLFVAESGLPTLPVQVLRYVENSADAAVAALSVILILISLAVVVVVERVMGLRKALR; from the coding sequence GTGAGCAGTGCCAACCTAACCGGCGCCAAGGTGTTCAAAGCGCGCTTCAATCCCGCCAAACCGGCCTTCGGGCTGCTGGTGTTCCTGCTCTACCTGTTCCTGCTGGCCCCGCTGCTGATCGTGTTCGTGGTGTCCTTCGCTTCGAACCAGTACCTCTCGTTTCCGCCGGAAGGATTCACTCTGAAGTGGTACGAGATGCTTCCGGAGGAAAGCACTTTCATGGAGGGCATGAAGGTCAGCCTGATCGTGGCGGTGATTGTCACGCTCATTGTGCTGGCACTCGGCGTGCCTGCAGCGCTGGCTTTGGACCGGTTCGAGTTCAAGGCCAAGGCAGCCGTCCAGTCCTTCTTCCTCTCGCCGCTGCTGATACCCAGCATCGTCCTGGCCCTGGGCATGGTCCTGCTCTTCGGGCCCTTGGAGTTGAACAACACCTATGCCGGCATCATCATCGGACACGTCGCCATCACCATCCCATTCGTCATCAGGACCACGCTGATGAGCCTGGCCACCACGGACACGTCGTGTGAAGCTGCCGCCCGCATTCTGGGCGCCGGTTCGTGGACAGTCTTCCGGCGGGTGACCCTGCCCATCATCCAGCCGGGTGTGATCGCCGGCGGCGTCATAGCCTTCATCGTCTCGTTCGACGAAGCAGTTATTTCGCTGTTTGTGGCCGAGTCGGGTCTGCCAACGCTGCCCGTGCAGGTGCTGCGTTACGTGGAGAACTCCGCAGATGCCGCCGTCGCTGCGCTGTCCGTCATCCTGATCCTGATCTCGCTTGCCGTGGTGGTCGTCGTCGAACGCGTCATGGGGCTGCGCAAGGCGCTTCGCTGA
- a CDS encoding LamB/YcsF family protein: MGPIVDLVADLGEGFGAYSMGDDAALLEVVSSANIACGFHAGDPDIMAATVAECVRRGVSIGAHPSFPDLRGFGRRAMDLTGTEVRNDVLYQFGALNAFAAYHGAPVVHVAPHGRLGNLVATRADYADAVADAAARINPELIVLAQDGELADAAAARGLPVGIVGIADRAYQADGTLVPRSQPGAVIHDQPTIVDRTIRMVCEGVIETVAGTDLPIVADTVLLHGDTPGAVRLARQVRAELERAGVTIAPLTQVLAAKVEAA, translated from the coding sequence ATGGGACCCATTGTCGATCTCGTTGCAGATCTCGGAGAAGGCTTCGGCGCCTACTCGATGGGCGACGACGCAGCCCTGCTGGAAGTGGTTTCCAGCGCCAACATCGCCTGCGGCTTCCACGCCGGCGACCCGGACATCATGGCCGCCACTGTGGCCGAATGCGTTCGCCGCGGCGTCAGCATCGGGGCGCACCCAAGCTTCCCGGACCTGCGGGGCTTCGGCCGCCGCGCAATGGACCTGACGGGCACCGAAGTCCGCAATGACGTCCTGTACCAGTTTGGGGCCCTGAACGCCTTCGCCGCCTACCATGGCGCCCCCGTCGTCCATGTTGCACCCCACGGCCGGCTGGGCAATCTTGTGGCCACCCGTGCCGACTATGCAGACGCCGTGGCAGACGCCGCCGCCCGCATCAACCCGGAGCTCATCGTCCTGGCACAGGACGGCGAACTGGCCGATGCCGCCGCAGCCCGCGGGCTGCCCGTGGGAATCGTGGGTATCGCCGACCGCGCTTACCAGGCCGACGGCACCCTGGTGCCGCGCAGCCAGCCGGGCGCCGTCATCCATGACCAGCCAACCATCGTGGACCGCACCATCCGGATGGTCTGTGAGGGCGTCATCGAAACCGTCGCCGGAACGGACCTGCCCATCGTCGCGGACACCGTCCTGCTCCACGGGGACACCCCCGGCGCCGTGCGGCTGGCCCGCCAGGTCCGTGCGGAACTGGAACGCGCCGGGGTGACCATCGCCCCGCTCACGCAGGTGCTGGCCGCCAAAGTGGAAGCCGCCTGA
- a CDS encoding 5-oxoprolinase subunit B family protein, which translates to MPATPTPAQPPVEVFESGDAALRVVASSPDREANWATVHALAGWLDAAGPDGVHGAVPTYDSLLVEFDPAVTSARQVRAFVLLGLRQLEFTGAPARAPREFRVPVVYGGEYGPDLERVAEQQQLSAEEIIRLHTTKSYVIRCLGAPAGSPMMDGPDFPFPVPRLKDPRLSVPAGAVSVAGRQAVIAPAVAPGGWCVIGQTPLTVLDATTEPLVPYVPGDTLRFHQVQPEDFADYAGRKLEAAR; encoded by the coding sequence ATGCCCGCCACTCCTACTCCAGCACAGCCTCCGGTGGAGGTGTTCGAATCCGGTGACGCCGCCCTGCGCGTCGTCGCGTCCTCCCCGGACCGGGAAGCCAACTGGGCCACCGTCCACGCCCTTGCCGGGTGGCTGGACGCTGCCGGGCCAGACGGCGTGCACGGGGCAGTGCCCACCTACGATTCGCTGCTCGTGGAATTCGATCCAGCCGTCACGTCAGCACGCCAGGTCCGGGCCTTTGTCCTCCTGGGCCTGCGCCAGCTCGAATTCACCGGCGCCCCTGCCCGCGCACCCCGGGAATTCCGCGTTCCGGTAGTGTACGGCGGGGAATACGGCCCCGACCTGGAGCGCGTTGCCGAGCAGCAGCAGCTCTCCGCCGAGGAAATCATCCGGCTGCACACCACCAAGTCCTACGTGATCCGTTGCCTGGGCGCACCGGCCGGTTCGCCGATGATGGACGGCCCGGACTTCCCGTTCCCCGTTCCGCGGCTGAAGGATCCCCGGCTGTCCGTACCGGCAGGCGCCGTCTCGGTGGCCGGCCGGCAGGCTGTCATTGCCCCCGCGGTTGCACCCGGCGGCTGGTGCGTGATCGGACAGACTCCACTGACTGTCCTGGACGCCACCACTGAGCCGCTGGTTCCCTACGTTCCCGGTGACACGCTGCGGTTCCACCAGGTCCAGCCCGAAGACTTCGCGGACTACGCCGGCCGGAAGCTGGAGGCAGCGCGATGA
- a CDS encoding 5-oxoprolinase subunit C family protein — translation MSLMIQQPGNSVVTDLGRFRGPRFGLPVNGALDQFSARAANILAGNDDNAPLLEVTALDFRMRATTDLLIAVTGAPLHLTVGGRECQQWEPVSVRAGDTVALRRIDGGLRAYVAVHGSVEAPVLLGSCAPDTVIGFGLRLTEGTELKTFTTVPPIRQPYFDLPLFRLGLTRPEFSSTAVVEVTDGPDVDEFGSTADLLYSTEYTVSARSNHIGLRLGGALPERQSSAEVLSRGVPVGAIEVPSREELLVLHRGRGVTAGYPVLAVVTSRSLDVLAQARPGHKIRFKKTSVPEATAKHRAALRELETLRSTIGTVFPLLGIGGRPGWQQLAPAAGS, via the coding sequence ATGAGCCTGATGATCCAGCAGCCCGGCAACTCCGTGGTTACGGACCTGGGTCGCTTCCGGGGCCCCCGGTTCGGGCTCCCCGTCAATGGCGCTCTGGACCAGTTTTCCGCCCGCGCCGCCAACATCCTCGCCGGCAACGACGACAACGCCCCGCTGCTGGAAGTGACAGCACTGGACTTCCGCATGCGCGCCACCACGGACCTCCTCATCGCCGTCACCGGCGCACCGCTGCACCTCACCGTGGGCGGGCGCGAGTGCCAGCAGTGGGAGCCTGTATCCGTACGGGCGGGGGATACGGTGGCGCTGCGCAGGATCGACGGCGGACTCCGCGCCTATGTGGCTGTCCACGGTTCTGTGGAGGCACCGGTGCTCCTGGGCAGCTGCGCGCCGGACACCGTGATCGGCTTCGGCCTGCGGCTGACCGAGGGCACGGAACTGAAAACCTTCACTACTGTTCCGCCCATCCGCCAGCCGTATTTCGACCTCCCGCTGTTCCGCCTGGGCCTTACCCGGCCCGAATTCAGCAGTACCGCGGTGGTGGAAGTGACCGACGGCCCGGACGTGGACGAGTTCGGCAGCACTGCTGACCTGCTCTACAGCACGGAGTACACCGTCAGCGCCCGGAGCAACCACATCGGCCTCCGGCTCGGCGGAGCACTTCCCGAACGCCAGTCCAGCGCCGAGGTGCTGTCCCGAGGCGTCCCGGTGGGCGCCATCGAGGTGCCGTCCCGGGAAGAACTCCTGGTGCTGCACCGCGGACGCGGAGTGACCGCCGGCTACCCTGTCCTTGCCGTGGTGACCAGCCGTTCGCTGGACGTGCTGGCGCAGGCTCGGCCCGGCCACAAAATCAGGTTCAAGAAAACTTCCGTCCCCGAAGCGACAGCGAAGCACCGGGCGGCGCTGAGGGAACTGGAAACGCTGCGTTCTACTATCGGCACAGTGTTCCCACTCCTTGGCATCGGCGGCCGGCCGGGCTGGCAACAGCTCGCACCCGCCGCCGGAAGTTAA
- a CDS encoding MFS transporter, whose translation MSTSTHAAQPQERLSSRQTRKVVTAGCVGIFVELYDNGIFAFMAGTLALVFLAPGNPDNALLFVFAGYAVSFFVRPLGAVVCGYLGDRIGRQKLLVFVILLISVATAGIGLLPPYAAIGIAAPIMLVLLRMLQGFSVGGEAAGAMTFLAEHAPEGKRGVITSYAQIASFAALLTGTLVAYSMSPWLTQEAIDGGGFGAFAWRIPFLVAIPMGIIGWYIRKAISDTPNFEKLKEEGGLSKNPLKEAFASPEHRRAMLLALFIPLMNGSGYYVLFSYMPTFLKGKQLNFTIGEALLVTACSLVVICIAIPFMGALSDRVGRKKVIAGAAIAMAVLGIPSYALIATGEMAFAILGASIMAVVFAGHTAVIHILIVELFPTRVRYSAYGLGYNISSALFGGTAPLLMTWLISSTGNIYMPAFYAVITALGTLAAVSTVKDRAHLPLRDA comes from the coding sequence ATGTCCACCTCTACGCACGCGGCCCAGCCGCAGGAGCGGCTCAGCAGCAGGCAGACCCGCAAAGTTGTCACTGCCGGCTGCGTCGGTATCTTCGTGGAACTCTATGACAACGGCATCTTCGCCTTTATGGCCGGAACGCTTGCCCTCGTCTTCCTGGCGCCCGGGAACCCGGACAACGCCCTCCTCTTCGTCTTCGCCGGCTACGCCGTCTCCTTCTTTGTCCGCCCCCTGGGCGCCGTCGTCTGCGGTTACCTGGGTGACCGGATCGGGCGGCAGAAGCTCCTCGTCTTTGTCATCCTGCTGATCAGCGTGGCAACGGCGGGCATCGGCCTGCTGCCTCCTTACGCAGCCATCGGCATCGCGGCCCCCATCATGCTGGTGCTGCTCCGCATGCTGCAGGGCTTCTCCGTGGGCGGCGAAGCTGCCGGCGCCATGACGTTCCTTGCCGAGCACGCCCCCGAAGGCAAGCGCGGTGTCATCACCTCCTACGCCCAGATCGCCTCCTTCGCAGCACTGCTGACCGGCACCCTGGTTGCCTACTCCATGTCCCCGTGGCTCACGCAGGAAGCAATCGACGGCGGCGGGTTCGGCGCGTTCGCCTGGCGCATCCCGTTCCTGGTGGCCATTCCGATGGGCATCATCGGCTGGTACATCCGCAAGGCCATCAGTGACACCCCCAACTTCGAAAAACTCAAGGAAGAAGGCGGGCTGTCCAAGAACCCGTTGAAGGAAGCCTTCGCCTCACCCGAACACCGCCGCGCCATGCTGCTGGCCCTCTTCATCCCGCTGATGAACGGCTCCGGCTACTACGTCCTGTTCTCCTACATGCCCACCTTCCTGAAGGGAAAGCAGCTCAACTTCACCATCGGCGAGGCCCTGCTGGTTACCGCGTGCAGCCTGGTGGTCATCTGCATCGCCATCCCCTTCATGGGCGCCCTCTCGGACCGCGTGGGCCGCAAGAAGGTCATCGCCGGTGCCGCCATCGCCATGGCCGTCCTGGGTATTCCGTCCTACGCGCTCATCGCCACCGGCGAGATGGCCTTCGCCATCCTGGGCGCCTCGATCATGGCAGTGGTCTTCGCGGGACATACGGCGGTGATCCACATCCTGATCGTGGAGCTGTTCCCCACCCGCGTACGGTACTCGGCCTACGGCCTCGGCTACAACATCTCGTCCGCACTCTTCGGTGGTACCGCGCCGCTGCTGATGACCTGGCTGATCTCGTCCACCGGCAACATCTACATGCCCGCCTTCTACGCGGTCATCACCGCATTGGGCACGCTGGCTGCCGTCAGCACCGTCAAGGATCGGGCTCACCTGCCGCTCCGCGACGCCTGA
- a CDS encoding SDR family oxidoreductase yields MTFSDYSTALVTGASTGMGAAIAERLAKRGLTVHALARNEDRLKELADKTGAVPHVVDLTDTAALTAAVENLQVDVLVNCAGVSRPGNILDSSEDDIDELVDVNLRGLLQLTRLVLPGMVERDLGHVINVSSIAGTYNFYGHTVYHATKAAVHQVSRQLRNDTVGKRVRVTEICPGRVETEIFGRNMGGTPEAMEEAWKTYYEGYESLTTDDIVNAMDYAIETPRHVNVGMLELMPTFQVPGGLTFDRR; encoded by the coding sequence GTGACTTTTTCTGACTACTCAACCGCCCTGGTGACCGGTGCCTCCACCGGTATGGGCGCCGCCATCGCCGAACGCCTGGCAAAGCGCGGGCTGACTGTGCATGCCCTGGCCCGGAACGAGGACCGCCTGAAGGAACTGGCGGACAAGACAGGCGCCGTGCCCCATGTTGTGGACCTGACGGACACCGCGGCGCTGACTGCCGCCGTCGAAAACCTGCAGGTCGATGTCCTGGTGAACTGCGCCGGCGTCTCCCGCCCCGGCAATATCCTGGACTCCAGCGAGGACGACATCGACGAGCTCGTGGACGTCAACCTCCGCGGCCTGCTCCAGCTGACCCGCCTAGTGCTGCCGGGCATGGTGGAACGCGACCTGGGGCACGTCATCAACGTCAGCTCCATCGCCGGCACCTACAACTTTTACGGCCACACGGTGTACCACGCCACCAAGGCCGCGGTGCACCAGGTCTCCCGCCAGCTCCGCAACGACACGGTGGGCAAGCGCGTCCGCGTCACCGAAATCTGTCCCGGCCGGGTGGAGACAGAAATCTTCGGCCGCAACATGGGCGGCACGCCGGAGGCGATGGAGGAGGCGTGGAAGACCTACTACGAGGGCTACGAATCCCTGACCACCGATGACATCGTCAACGCCATGGATTACGCCATCGAAACGCCCCGCCACGTTAATGTTGGCATGCTGGAGCTTATGCCCACGTTCCAGGTCCCCGGCGGCCTCACCTTCGACCGGCGCTAG
- a CDS encoding 2-hydroxyacid dehydrogenase codes for MQTVRTVSFPDQQLLDDLSPLPDGLRGVVWDLKEDPDGGTLAEIDGVILPYINAGEVLGSLARVEQLKFVQTQSTGYDGVIEAAGPDAGVANASGVHAAATAELAIGLILAKLRGIDQAVRDQQHGLWRPERRQSLADRRVLLVGVGGIGHEIARRLEPFEVNVTRVGSSARTDEHGEVHASSELTALAADHDILVSVLPLNGHTHQLIGEEVLAALPDGALVVNVGRGAVVDTAALTKEVLSGRLQCALDVVDPEPLPQDHPLWTTTNALITPHVGGNASAFQPRILKLLRKQLEALAAGHAPANLVQAGPFA; via the coding sequence ATGCAAACAGTCCGTACCGTCAGCTTCCCCGACCAGCAGCTCCTCGACGACCTCTCGCCCCTGCCTGACGGGCTGCGGGGAGTTGTCTGGGATCTGAAGGAGGATCCCGACGGCGGGACGCTGGCTGAGATCGACGGCGTCATCCTGCCGTACATCAACGCCGGCGAAGTACTGGGATCCCTCGCCAGAGTGGAGCAGCTGAAATTCGTCCAGACCCAGTCCACCGGCTACGACGGCGTCATCGAGGCCGCCGGCCCGGACGCAGGCGTTGCGAATGCCTCCGGAGTCCACGCTGCGGCGACGGCGGAGCTTGCCATCGGCCTGATCCTGGCCAAGCTGCGCGGCATCGACCAGGCGGTCAGGGACCAGCAGCACGGCCTCTGGCGGCCGGAGCGGCGCCAGTCCCTGGCGGACCGGCGGGTGCTCCTGGTGGGCGTGGGCGGAATCGGCCACGAGATCGCCCGCCGCCTAGAGCCCTTCGAAGTCAACGTCACCCGGGTGGGGAGTTCCGCCCGGACCGATGAGCACGGCGAGGTCCACGCGTCCTCGGAACTGACGGCACTCGCCGCCGACCACGACATCCTTGTCTCCGTGCTGCCGCTGAACGGTCACACGCACCAGCTGATCGGCGAAGAGGTCCTGGCCGCGCTCCCGGACGGTGCCCTGGTGGTGAACGTGGGCCGCGGCGCCGTGGTGGACACCGCTGCCCTGACCAAGGAAGTACTGTCCGGCCGCCTGCAGTGCGCCCTCGACGTCGTCGATCCCGAGCCGCTGCCGCAGGACCACCCGCTGTGGACCACCACCAACGCCCTGATCACCCCGCATGTGGGCGGCAACGCCTCGGCCTTCCAGCCGCGGATCCTCAAACTCCTCCGGAAGCAGCTCGAGGCGCTCGCCGCGGGCCACGCCCCGGCCAACCTGGTGCAGGCAGGTCCCTTCGCATGA
- a CDS encoding SDR family oxidoreductase has protein sequence MSSLFDLTGRVALVTGSSRGIGNALARALADAGATVVLNGINGERLKDAAAAMAGDFAPGRIRSVAFDVTRDAEAARGVAWVEENVGPLEILVNNAGIQHRVPMLDLDVKDWERVITTDLTSAFLVGREAARFMIPRGHGKIINICSVQTDLARPTIAPYIAAKGGLRNLTRAMTAEWASSGLQINGIAPGYIHTEMTQNLVDDEQFNSWILGRTPANRWGTVQDLAGPAVWLASSGSDFVNGQTIFIDGGMTVVV, from the coding sequence ATGAGTTCTCTTTTCGACCTGACCGGCCGCGTTGCGCTTGTCACCGGTTCCAGCCGCGGCATCGGCAACGCGCTCGCCAGGGCATTGGCCGACGCCGGGGCAACGGTTGTGCTGAACGGCATCAACGGGGAGCGGCTCAAGGATGCCGCGGCAGCAATGGCTGGCGACTTCGCGCCCGGGCGCATCCGCAGTGTCGCCTTTGATGTCACGCGCGACGCCGAGGCGGCGCGAGGAGTTGCGTGGGTGGAAGAGAACGTGGGGCCGCTGGAGATCCTGGTGAACAACGCGGGCATCCAGCACCGGGTGCCCATGCTGGACCTGGACGTGAAGGACTGGGAGCGCGTGATTACCACGGACCTGACCAGCGCTTTCCTGGTGGGCAGGGAAGCGGCGCGCTTCATGATTCCGCGGGGCCACGGCAAGATCATCAACATCTGCTCGGTCCAGACGGACCTGGCCCGGCCAACCATCGCACCGTACATTGCAGCCAAGGGCGGGCTGCGGAACCTGACCCGGGCCATGACAGCCGAGTGGGCGTCGTCCGGTCTGCAGATCAACGGGATCGCTCCGGGCTACATCCACACCGAGATGACGCAGAACCTGGTGGACGATGAGCAGTTCAACTCCTGGATCCTGGGCCGCACGCCCGCGAACCGGTGGGGGACCGTGCAGGACCTTGCCGGGCCGGCCGTGTGGCTGGCGTCCAGCGGCTCCGACTTCGTGAACGGGCAGACGATTTTTATCGACGGCGGAATGACGGTGGTGGTCTGA
- a CDS encoding L-idonate 5-dehydrogenase, whose product MTLDTALPNQALPITGPAVVAHAANDLRIDKLTLAAPASDEAVIEVHYGGICGSDLHYWLHGAAGESILKAPLVLGHEISGTVVRAAADGTGPAAGTPVAVHPATPGPGAARYPADRPNLSPGCTYLGSAARFPHTDGAFSRYVNLPTRMLRTLPDSIDLRTAALIEPASVAWHAVARAGDVAGKSALVIGSGPIGALAVAVLKRAGASRITAVDMHEKPLEIAKAVGADQVITAADAEAIAAVEADVVIESSGNHHGLASAIQGATRGGTVVMVGLLPTGPQPVLISLAITRELELKGSFRFNDEIDNVIAALADGTLHIEPVITHEYPVEQALEAFGVARNSAESGKVLLSFGAVRAS is encoded by the coding sequence ATGACACTGGATACAGCACTCCCCAACCAGGCTCTTCCCATTACTGGCCCGGCCGTGGTGGCCCATGCCGCCAACGACCTCCGGATCGACAAGCTCACCCTCGCCGCTCCCGCTTCGGATGAAGCAGTGATCGAGGTCCACTACGGAGGCATTTGCGGCTCGGACCTGCATTACTGGCTGCACGGCGCCGCCGGCGAATCCATCCTGAAGGCACCGCTGGTGCTGGGGCACGAGATTTCCGGAACCGTTGTCCGGGCGGCAGCTGACGGAACCGGCCCAGCCGCCGGCACCCCGGTGGCGGTCCACCCGGCCACTCCCGGCCCGGGCGCCGCACGGTACCCGGCGGACCGGCCCAACCTGTCGCCGGGCTGCACCTACCTGGGCAGCGCCGCCCGGTTCCCGCACACGGACGGGGCATTCAGCCGGTACGTGAACCTCCCCACCCGGATGCTCCGCACCCTGCCGGACAGCATCGACCTCCGCACGGCCGCCCTGATCGAGCCCGCTTCCGTGGCGTGGCACGCGGTGGCCCGGGCCGGGGACGTGGCCGGGAAATCCGCGCTGGTGATCGGCAGCGGCCCCATCGGCGCCCTTGCCGTCGCTGTCCTGAAGCGGGCGGGCGCAAGCCGCATCACCGCCGTCGACATGCACGAAAAGCCACTGGAAATCGCTAAAGCCGTGGGAGCGGACCAGGTAATCACCGCTGCCGATGCCGAGGCGATCGCCGCTGTGGAGGCCGACGTCGTGATTGAATCCTCCGGCAACCACCACGGCCTGGCGTCGGCCATCCAGGGCGCAACCCGCGGCGGCACCGTGGTGATGGTGGGGCTGCTGCCCACCGGGCCGCAGCCGGTGCTGATCTCGCTGGCAATTACGCGGGAACTCGAGCTGAAGGGGTCATTCCGGTTCAACGACGAGATCGACAACGTCATCGCCGCCCTCGCCGACGGCACCTTGCACATCGAGCCCGTCATCACGCATGAGTACCCCGTGGAACAGGCGCTGGAAGCCTTTGGCGTCGCCCGCAACTCAGCCGAGTCGGGGAAAGTCCTGCTCAGCTTCGGTGCAGTGAGGGCATCATGA